The Silene latifolia isolate original U9 population chromosome Y, ASM4854445v1, whole genome shotgun sequence sequence TCCTTACCATGTGCTTTACTGTAGAACTCAAGAATCCTGAGAAGTCTGAGGACGAGGACACCTCGGTTGCCAAGCTGAAGAAACCATGTCTTCTGGTGAGTGCCCATTTTCTGATTCTTGCTTGTCTTTGCAGCTACTGACCCTGAGACCTTACATATGACTTCTGCATTTTTATAGGAATTACCCGCCCAACTGCCTTTGAGATCCTGATGCGTCAAGCAAGGAAGAGGGTTGCTGAGTCCACCCCATCCCCTGCTCCTTCAAGAATAAGATCTACGGCCAGATCGACTCCTGAACCAATTGAGGTTACAACTATCTCTCGTGCCCCTGGCTCCCCAACTTGTGTTGATGATCACCTGATCCCCCTCCCTGCTAGCTTTGGGGACGCAAAGCGTGTGAATTACTGGCCTTCATTGGAGCGTCTTATGACACCAGCCTGCACCTAGAGTTTTGACAAGACTGATCCCCAAGAGATGACTGACCTGGCTGCTGAGTAGTGCTTTACCGTAAGTCTGGTTCTTGCTCTCTTTATTGCTTATCTTCATTATGTCCTTATTCTATTTACTGACAGTTCCTTACGTGCCCCAGGCTCTGCAATCTTCCCTTTACCTCCGCAAAATGCTGATGAGAGCCAAGACTAAATGCTTAGCGGCTGTTGGGAAGAACAATGAGCTAACTGCTACGTGCGCTAAACTGAGGGAACAGCTCTATGCGGCTAAGAGGGAGAAGGAGGTGGCCAACGATTAGCTAGCCAGGACGCAGAAGGCTAACCGTGTGCTGACCATAGGGCTGACAAAGGCCGAAGCTTGTGTTGAAGAGATGGTTGAACTAGCCAGGAACGTTAGAGCCTACACTGCCTTTGAAGGGAGGATTGACTGCATCCGGGCTTTTACTGAGGGGAGGCACACTACCCGGAACCTGGAGGAGGAGCAAGCTGAATTTGCCCGTGCTTTCCCCCATGGTATGGACTTGAGAGCTTTGTGCGCCCCTGATGCTGAGGTTGATGATTCAGAGCTTGAATTCCTTGCCATGGAAATCTCTGGAACCATCTTTGAGGCAAATGCTGCAGAGGAGGTCCTGACACAGTCGGCTGGTGGTGATGCCACAGTGACTTCTGGGGCTGATCAGGTACTTGCGCTAAAGGAGCAAACAGAGCATGGGGAGTAGGGGAAGAGTCAGGATGTTGCTATTGAGAGGATTGACATCTCTTAAAAAATTTTAAATCATATTTCTGGGGACTTGGCCATGTGTGTTGCAAGTTTTGTAATTATACTTTTGAAactctttttattttgttttatgtttgcttGCGCCTTCCAGTGTGCAGGCTTGAAACTATTTTGGCACCTGCTATGGGTAGCAGGTGTCCTTATTTTGAAATGCCTTAGACCTGGCTTACAGGCCTCTTTTGCTATACTCTGCGTTGATCCATGCTATGCTTTCTTAGTCCGGGGCTTAGTTCCCACTTTTGATTGTCCAGGAGACTGCCTCGGCTTCAGGTACACAGTCTCTGCCCCTGGTGGCAGATGCTTGATAGaatattttacccatgacgtaaaatattttatcaataGGATATCTTGTTAAAGAGTACCTCTCAATGTCCTTTTCCGGTAAATTGGGAATGTTGCGACCCCTACGGTTCCAGCGTTTGTATTTTCTTGCATGCACCTATGAATATGGCCCTGGGATTCTAGTACCCACATCGTAGCTATGGTTTTTTCTGGGATTAACGCTGAGATGCAGGTGATCATTGTATCGCCGTGCCCTGCTACCTCCAGACTGTACGCCCTCCATGTGGCTGACTTTGTAACGTCTCGTTAGCCCACATGGCAGAGATTGGACCCTCAAAGTTTACCCTGCCTAACAAGCAACTAACGTTAGCACTCAAAGCCTTTCTTCTAGAAGCATAACATTTCTCACCAGCACAAattacctggtgctatctcatggtgttccaaGGCAACGAATGAATCCAGAAAGGCACAGCTTGCATTACATGGTTTTTAAAAAGACTCAATTTGTTCAAAAacgagaaaaaaaataaaaataattaagaGTAAAAAACAAACCATAACCTAATAAATATAGCATATATTATCCACACCcccttttttttaattttttttttgctccatggactgttgaaaggtcctttgtaCACTAAGGTTTTAAcactttgtcagacaaagtactGTTTCAGATGGCAAATGTTCTAAGGTTTGTGCAGGATCTGACCTtgcatggtcatcaacctgtaAGCCCTATTCCCAATAATGCTCTCGACCTGATACGGTCATTCCCATTTGTAAGCAAACTTGCCTGCTTTGTGATTCTTGGTATTCTCAAACACCCTTTTGAGTACCAGGTCCCCTACTGCGAGGGTCCATACGTTGACATTCTTGTTATATGTTCTAGCTACGGACTGCTTGTATGATGCCATGCGTATGTCGGCACTTTCTCCTAGCTCGTCAGCTGTGTCCAGGCTCCTGGTCATTTCAATCTGATTCTGCTCTGCCGTCTGGCAGCCATATCTGTGTGTTGGCACCAGAACTTCTGATGGGATTACAGCTTCTGCACCGAATACCAAGCTGAATGGCGTTTGCCCCGTTGCTATCTTcggtgtcgttctgtctgaccaaaGTACTAGTGGTAACTCGTCTGCCCACATACCCCCTAGCTCCTCCAGCCGCTTCCTGAGGTTCTCTACAATGATCTTATTGCTGGATTCTGCTTGGCCTTTTATCTGTGGGTACCGGAAGCATACTTTCTTAGTGTTATGTCCCAACGTGAACAAAACCATTCAGTGTTATCGGATATGAACTGGGATCCATTGTCGCATATGATTTCAGACGGTATCCCAAATCTGCTGATGATGTTGCATTTTATAAAACAGATCACCTGGGCCTCCTTTACTTCTGTCATTACTTCAGGTTCAATCCACTTTGAGAAATAGCTAGTCATGATAAGCATATACACTCTGTTTCCTGGAGCCCtgggtagttttcctactatgttCATCTCCCACATCATAAATGTCCACGGGGAGATGATCAGATGCAGCGGTTCTGCTGGCTGATGAATTGTTGGGGCTGTCTTTTGGCACGAGTCACAATGTTTGGCGTGGTTTACAACGTCTGCCCTCATAGTAGGCAGAAATATCCCTGCCTTAAGACTTTATTAGATATACTTCTTCCCCCAGCGTGATTCCCACATTCTCCGCTATGTACATCCTACAGCACCGTTCTAGCTTCTTTCTTATTAAGGCACCTAAGATAAGGTCCCACCAAAGATCTCGTAAAGAGCACGTTATCTATTAGCACGAATCTGCAAGCTTTGATCCTGAAACTCTGTGcttccttcttatcttctgggagTTTTCCATCTTTCATCCACTCCATATAAGGTTTTCTCCAATCTGAATCCATCTGCTGGTTATCATCTGATACCAGGATTCCTGCTCCGTTCACGTGTCGCACGTGCGTTGTTTCCCCTGGTTGATTTTACTCCAACTATTTCTGTATAGCTGGAGTTAACACATGAGTAATTGGTATACTATAAAGTTCCGTGGGCTGGAAGTCGGCTCCTAGCGTGGCCAGAGCGTCTGCCTCCATGTTCTGATCCCTTAGGACTTGAGTAATCTAAAAGATCGGAATTTCAGCTTCTGCTATGTGGCTACCTTGAAGTAGGCTATCATTTTCGAATCACGCGCCACGTATTCATTGTTCACATGGTTCACCACAAGCAACAAGTCGTTGTATACTCTTAGGTTCCTCACTTTGAGCCGCTGTGCCATTTGCATCCCAAGTATAAGTGCCTCATATTCCGCTTCATTGTTAGTGGCTTTGAATTTGCACCTGACTGCTTGTACCATAATATCTCCCTTTGGGGACCGGAGGACCAGACCTACTCTAACTCCTCGAGCATTTGAGGCCCCATCTATGGATAGGGTCCAAGTTTCACTTTTCTAGTCCCCTAATAACGTTAACATCCCCTTTTCTGCTTCCACACGGGTAGCTAGACAGAAATCTGAGACAAAATCTGCCAATGCCTGGGACTTGATTGCCGTCCTGAGCTCAAATTGTAAATCATAGCCACTTAGGTGTACCGACCACTTGGTCATTCTTCCAGATAATTTAGGCTTTCTCATGATCGTTTTTAGTGGGTAATTAGTTACCACATGAATAGCATGAGATTCAAAATATGGGCGTAGTTTGTACGAAGCAGTGACTAGAGCTAATACTAGTTTTTCGAAGGGCGTGTACCTGGTCTCTACAGGAAGCAAAGACTTACTGATGTAATATACTGGATGCTGAATCTCCTCTTGCTCTTTGACCAGAACATCACTTATCGCGCTTCAGAACCGGCGATACAGAACAGTGGCTCCCCCCTCGCTCTCGGCTTGCGGCAAGATGGTGGTGTGCTTAGGTAGCACTTGAGTTCTTTGAATTCTTTCTCGTGATCTTCtgtccactcaaacttctggctctttctCAGTATATCATAGAACAACTTGCATCAATCCGAGGCTCGTGAGATGAATCTACTTAACGCTGCCACCTTTCCTGCTAACTGTTGTATGTCCTTTGGCCTCTGTGGTGATTCCAACTGGAGGGCTGCCTTGATTTGCTCGACACTGGCCTCAATTCCTCTCCGCGTTACTATGTATCCTAGGAATTTTCCGGAGGACACCCCAAACGAGCACTTGGGCGGattaagcttcatcttgtatttccttaattTTTTGAAGGTATCTGATAAATGTTCCATGTGCATACCAGGTTTCTTTGACTTAACCACCATATCATCTATATATACCTCTATGGTCCTCCCTATCTTCTATTTGAACATCTTGTTTACCAGTCGCTGGTAGGTGGAACCAGCgtttttcaggccaaagggcattacattgtaacagtatatgcctcgttcTGACATGGATGCCATCTTCTTCTGATCTTTCTGatgcatcttgatctgattataaccacTCTAGACGTCTAGGAAGGTGAGCGCTTCATGCCCAGCtctagcatccaccattgcatcgatatgtggcaGCGGAAAAGTatctttaggacaggctttaTTTAGGTccgtaaaatcaacacaaaccctcTATTTTCCATTCTTTTTAGGTACTACCACCACATTAGAGAGCTAGTCAGGTAGCTGACCTCCCTAATCTTTATCGCTGCCAGGAGGCTGTCCACTTCCTTATTGATAACCTCATTCCGCTCTGCCGCAAATTTCCTTCTTTTCTGTTGTACTGGGATGTAGCCcggattcatgcttaaattatgtGAGATGACAGATGGATCTATGCTGACCATATCATTGTTGGACCATGCAAAACAGTCAATGTTATCTTTAAGAAATTGAATTAGCTGGTCTCGTAGTTTTCCAGTACAGGTTGCTCCGATTAATACTGCTTTGTCTGGGTGCGCCTCGTCCAGGTAGACCTGGTCTAGTTCGTCTGAGGGTGGCTCTTTTTACTCCTCCGAGGTGCACCGGTCCTGTAATTGCTATGAAGGAAGCCGGATTGCGCATGCAAGAGTAAAgttggcgcagcctgcgcagctctgTTTTACGGGGCTTTCTAATCCGCATTTGGGCTTCTTAAGTGAGGATCTTTTTAGGTTTCCGTGAAGCCATATATATACCCAAGATTTTAAGACCTCAAGGACATCTTAGAACATCATCTAATCTCATAAACTCTCATAATTAAGGTTTGAATCTTGTAACATTTGAGAAGACTTTTCTACCAAAGTTGTAATATTTCTTTGTTATTTAGGTTTTATGAAGACTAGAAGGctaattgatgcgtgtcttttatattatgttttacaccctattttacacgcatttcagagctcagttatgtagtttaaggctactatttgccccatttcgtctactttcgtatttttatgtaatattgcatatttatgcggaaatgagtagatattgagctaaatctgtCCCTGAGtatcttgcactgcatttgacatgaagtatttacttaaggaacgagcttggtgcgcatttcaaggcccgaaagacaaatccacgagaagttagaagtcaagaatcagctaaagcagtcgatcgactggctcccttagtcgatcgaccaacccacgacttccagtagctactgttcagcataggccagtcgatcgacccgtcccatcagtcgatcgaccaaaccgatacttcagacgtgaattaaaagatcgaggaacttgaagcccattgtattttaggttttggaaataagagctacgttgtattctatataacgtaagctaggtaTTCAGAAAATTATCCAATTTTTATTAAAGTTTAGCATACAGTTCtttaggaaataattagggttcggaatattgtttcgcattggattttcgtttatGTTAATAATCtttccgttacaattcctctgcaatttcggtattcccctactcttatttcagttcatctttattgtgtTGATAGTATAGGAATTgatagttagtttcccgaagccataattatcgttttatgctaatcttttattccgttaattcaagcatgaaataagtagttttaattcttaatattattgttgtttccactatagtcatgagtagctaaattatttgtgctaggatgtaggggatctgtaggattaggcggcattagaatagtggcctgaaatcgcgtgtcagtcgatcgactgccatacttggtcgatcgactgaccacgtgaggtgttaccttcgttttaattattttaatttctatatttgacgaatcgagtgcacgcgactagttgaatgtttaggatatgactgacccattagatcgaaagatagggaaggttgattgaccatcaattaaaatgactaaactatgttgagatcgaaagataggtaaattttaggtttttagtcacttttcaggacgaaagtcagtattagtgatattagggacttgtagtgAGATCGAAATAAgagctacttgttaagagtggaccgagaggacctcttgttttcccgcctcatgtgtttgatttagacctacttagtatgctgtcgtcgaaactatagtgaaccgaccatcctagtaccccttcttttatctgttttatccgtctatttagtttattgcctttagctatagaccaaatcaattcaacccccacattcgttaccttagactagaattagacaattattaattacattcgcctccttgtggttcgaacctgttaccactagcctaggttagttttaataggaaatataaattttatttttggtactcacaacgacgggtatcactaaTCTTCCactacttggtgtaatccatttcaagctttcatctttatcattgtattgactctttaatctctactctttcatttatttcaatttctatgtttgaatgtcatgatgaatgttttgttgtgagaagtaattacccttgcctctATAACATTTGTCTAGTGTTTGAATGTTGCAAAGTTTCTTacttttgtgagttttgttgaaGTAACTCATATTGTTgttatcttggtttaaagtaccaatctttgtgagtagaaattgaatatgtcattgggtttgttggcttagacatactcttgtgatatcccatttactttcctcttggttttgctcttcattctctttgctacaattcatacatggtttaatgttagaatttatagtttaagtaggattatcattgttaGCTTAGATAGTTGTAATCATTTGCTTGAGGTTTGTTTTTGGGTAAACgaatttagagagaaaagagtcatACTTTGATAAAAGGTGGAActtgtaggattataccaagtttactctcatattattgttgtttgcataccaagtgtttgttacttTGTTTCAGAAGAAAATCATATCTTTTTCATCTTGTTACTTGTTTCCTCCATGCCAGTTCTCCTCTTATGTGTTTCAATTTTTGTCCATTGTTAATATTCATAGTTTGTGCATAGCCTTGTgttttgttcattgtcattagttTAATTCAAGCTTTAGTCTtaatcccttctcttgggttcgacccttacttccctttactactattcttaattgcatagtgtagagtcaAGTGTGGTTTAAAAATATCTAATTTGGTAGTTTAATTCTTGTGTTTAGCGACCTAGTCTTTTTCTcctaccaaattttggcgccgttgccggggaagggcaacatagctaaaaGCTTGAGTTGTGAAATACATGTTTAGTTGTTTTTATCTTCTTCTTGTTGTTAGAGGTAAGTGGAAGTTCTAATTTGTTTTGTGTAGTGTCAAAGTTTATGCCTAGTTCTACACAAGGTGGTGAATTCACTCCCGTGGAAGAAGACTCATTCGGGGCATACTCTTGGTTGTTCACAAATCCGTGGTATCAAAGACCAcaaagggaagtaagggtcgaacccaagagaagggattaAGACTAAAGCTTGAATTAAACTAAGAGAAGGGATTAAGACAAGTTACCACATCATAACCAATTATCGATTATTAGGGTAACCAAAcctaaagacccatattaaaatacatgagggtgataaaatcaccctcttagaccgataCAAAACACTACTATCAAacacccccacacttagacttttgctagtcccgagcaaaacccgaaaTAAGCAATTGTGTAAGTCTACCGGAGAGTGTAGGAGTATTGATCTCTCTTCCCTCACAACAaccttcttatatctccctctCAACAAATGCACCGATTTCAAAAAGAAAATCTGGACTCAAGCGTTGACAAACACTCTTCCCTCACTCACcctccttatatcatccctctaaacaagacacaacacacctccaactccgactcatcaaCTTCACAACCACCCTACTTATCACTCCGTAGAAAAGatggtcactcttgccttatcccaaggcaatagcaaagtgacctaCACAATCCTCCAAATCATTCATACTCCCCTTATATcgcccccttatcactccaagtaATGCAAGTTATGCTACTAAGTTGGCCAAACACCAATAAAGATCAACAACCTAGTAACCAACATGAAGAACCAccaatttgaagcaattttctttgactaaaaaagaaattaaatcctaacTCTAGCCTCCTTCCTAAATCCTCCTTattgctcccttcttatccctccatctttttggtgttgcatttttcaatttttcaatttttttgtttgaaaatccctcattttgcctaaagtgccctttcgggttttaaccttagcttttcctttcctctcatcggtggctcgcaactcgattcttcatttttcccggaatgccctttcgggttttcattccgtcctcggccaccttcccaatcttgccttaggtgcccacccttgtgggttttcacctagccgggattttcaatttttcctttttattttttttttattttttaagaaaacATGCATTGAAAAGAAACACTTGTACATAATTTACAATCAACTCACTTTCGGTAGACCCCATTGAAGTAGAATACCCTCCAATGGCGAATAATACTAGAACTATTAGGGAGCTCCGGGCAAGGCATTATGACGCTCAACCTCTTTGCATAGCCTACCCACCCATGGAGGCTAATGCAAATTTTGAATTAAAAGGCTACTTCATCCACAACCTTCCAAATTTCCATGGACATGCGGGAGATAACCCAAATCGCCATCTTTCCGAATTTCATATGATGTGTGAAGGGGCCATTCCCAATGGTGTCATGGAGGATCAATTTAAGTTTAGAGCCTTCCCATTTTTACTACAAGATGCGGcaaaagattggttgttttaccttCAACCGGGTAGAATCCGTACTTAGAAGGACATGAAAGCGGCTTTTCTTGAGAAATACTACCACGACTCAAGACATAACCATGCAAAGAAAGCCATCACTTCTCCGAAGCAAGATCCAAGTGAGAGCctatatgagtattgggagagattcaagaaaTTGGTTGCTCAATGTCCCTACCATGGTCTTAGTGGTGATGACCTTTTGGCCAACTTTTGTGATGGTCTTACCCAACAATATCAAATCATGGTGAATTCCGCTACGGGTGGTGGGGTTGACAACTACTCCGTGGCGGAGGCAAATGAGATCATAGAAAGGTTGGCCGCTAGTACAAGGAACTATGGAAGAACCCAGGGGTCCAAAACTATTAACTCCATTGAGACACCTTCCTCTTCCAACAACAAGCTTGAGAAAACCGTGGATGAGCTTACAAAAATGGTATCTCAACTAGTGGGAAACAATCAAGGAGGAGCACAAGGGTCTAACTTGGAGTGCAACTATTGTCATGGTCCACAACAAATGGAAACTTGTCCTATCATGGAAGAACAAGGGATAAGCAAGGAAAATGTGAGTGCCATGATGCATGGTCAATATAACTCTAGGAACCCCAATGGGGTAGGGTATTACGAGTATGATCCGAGCGGCAATACTTACAACATTGGGTCAAGGGACAACCCCAACATTTCTTGGGGAGGGGATACCTCAAGAATCTTTCAAAATGGCCAATTAAATCACTTGAGGAACTCCAACTCACAAGGTCAAAGCACGAATTATCAAAGAAACAACAATCTTCAACAAGCAAAAGGAGGATCCTTCCATTTTGGTAACCAAGGTAACCACAAAAATTTTCAAGGGGGAGGCTCCTCCTCTCAAGGAGATGAAGAATTATCTAACAAGAAGATGTTCAAGATGCTTATGAAAGGGCAAACCGAGACAATCAAGAGGTTTGACAAGATAGATGTGGATAAAGTCTCAAGTGATGCGAGGGTGAAGAATATTGAGATCCAACTTGGCCAACTTGCACAACAAATGGCCAAGAACAATCAAAGGAAGTCCAACTCAATTCCATCTACAACATTCCCTCCAAAGGAAAATGTGAGTGCAATGACATTGAGAAAGGGGATAACTCTAGAATCTTCtccaaagaagaagaggaaggcAAAGTCACATGAGAGGGTCATTAACATT is a genomic window containing:
- the LOC141629376 gene encoding uncharacterized protein LOC141629376 gives rise to the protein MKAAFLEKYYHDSRHNHAKKAITSPKQDPSESLYEYWERFKKLVAQCPYHGLSGDDLLANFCDGLTQQYQIMVNSATGGGVDNYSVAEANEIIERLAASTRNYGRTQGSKTINSIETPSSSNNKLEKTVDELTKMVSQLVGNNQGGAQGSNLECNYCHGPQQMETCPIMEEQGISKENVSAMMHGQYNSRNPNGVGYYEYDPSGNTYNIGSRDNPNISWGGDTSRIFQNGQLNHLRNSNSQGQSTNYQRNNNLQQAKGGSFHFGNQGNHKNFQGGGSSSQGDEELSNKKMFKMLMKGQTETIKRFDKIDVDKVSSDARVKNIEIQLGQLAQQMAKNNQRKSNSIPSTTFPPKENVSAMTLRKGITLESSPKKKRKAKSHERVINIEEQIGEELVIGQEKGTPSKANGEEEKTPLRKDKGKKESTNTKDQIEEIKREKCEVNIPLFTIIKPVRSVMIRAYANYIVLNWRQSFARAMLDSGSSINVMPYSVYETLELSPLSMTNIVIQLADRSTIQPKGLVEDVLVEVDKFMFPADFYVLDMEPDSKATPLFLGRPFMRTSKTKLDMYDGNLTMEFEGKIVRYNVYETIKNTDDFSFCYFFDESIEALEEEELLEEVKEEEEIKEIEEKLPSKDAAYATLCSLRSF
- the LOC141629375 gene encoding uncharacterized protein LOC141629375, which translates into the protein MVQAVRCKFKATNNEAEYEALILGMQMAQRLKVRNLRVYNDLLLVVNHVNNEYVARDSKMIAYFKIKGQAESSNKIIVENLRKRLEELGGMWADELPLVLWSDRTTPKIATGQTPFSLVFGAEAVIPSEVLVPTHRYGCQTAEQNQIEMTRSLDTADELGESADIRMASYKQSVARTYNKNVNVWTLAVGDLVLKRVFENTKNHKAGKFAYKWE